The genomic interval ATATCAAGTAATAATATTCtattcaaattataaaataatatttccaTCTAGAATATCTTTAGCTATTTTAGATAAAATTAGATAGCTTACTGAATTCACCTTTCACTATAATTatatatcaaaattcataatgaatTTCTTAGAAAATTCTTCTAAATATCTATTCAATTGGGATTGAAAAGCCAACTTTTACTCTTCCATTTGAACAAAATAATCATCgatcttttcattttcttctattattgtattattatatttttcaacATTAGCATTTTGACCAGAACCACTATTGCCCATGCATGCTTTATCATTATCTCTCATAtatttattcaatatttcttttaaaGCATTTATCAACCTATCAACCTCTAAGAGTTTGGGTTCATTTTTCATAATGATAAATAATGTATTTGATTTTAATATAATCCAACTTATATCTATGTTTTAGGATAATTACTACCAATAGTATCACATTTACTCTATTTAATGAATTTTGCCCTCATTTACTTGCTCATTTCAACtattctatttttattatttttaattgtgcaattcttttaaaattttcatgatCTCAAATAAGTAAAATACACACCGAGATAACAACTAtactattttaaattttgattcataataataaaaattaaataaattcatttttaataTAATAGATGTTATAAAAAATTTTGTAGAATATGATTAaaactttttaaaataaaaataaaaatagctaatataatattaaatttagtgAATTTAATTATTAGCATTCACTTTTAAATATTGGTTCAGCCCATATTTTCGACTCTTTATTATTAAGACTTCACaaccgtaatgagagtattagagaaaaggtaggagttgtgtcaattgaagataagttgagagaagggagattgaggtaatttggtcatgtgaagcgtagacatatggaggctctaattagacaagtagagcacattaggttagaggatagaaagaaaagaagggataAACCTAAACTCAtttagaggagagtagtacaacatgacctacaaacattacacatttctaaagatttaacccaaaatcgtttagattaGAAAAAACGAATCTATATAACCGactctaaatttttgggataagggcttagttgagttgagtttattaTTAAGACTtcacaaaatattttatttagattGTACCGTGACATTTTAAGTGGATCATAATTCAATCCTATAAAATAACATGTCCTATTATATCCATAAATTAAATCACTTCATAACATATATCTTAATAAGTATATCTACtattttatacatattttttaattgtataatttttaactataaagtatactaaatgtgatttaatcatataatcaataactataaagtgatttaatgtatttatagttaaaaattaatataaaattatatatataattataaataaagacaaattatatataataaatagaaataaattaaattaataataaatagaaatataaattaataaataagaatttttaatatattaatatatttattataaatattaaaaattcttatttattaatttatatttctatttattattaatttaatttatttctatttattatatatataatttgtctttaattataattatatatataattttatattaatttttataatttttaattataaatatattaaatccagtaataattattaattatatgattGAATCACCTTTAGTATACTctatagttaaaaattatataattaaaaaatatatataaaataatagaaattgattcaaattcaatttagtctaattttagttcaatttaatttttgatgaaaaattaaaattgaatcaaaacaattaaataaatttaatttgattcattTAGATTATTATAGTGATGATTTTTTAAATTCTAATTTGATTCAAATCCAACAATCGAGCTCTAAAAAAAACTATAATCAAACTACATaaagttaaatatttttttaaagcgAATTATTTTTTTTCCCAAAGAAAGcaaattatttaaattcaattaaaataatttatttaataaatttatattttaaaacatAAGGCGAAAGGCGTGggagtaaaaatttaaataatatgattttaaaatataataatatattttctcaaaaaaaaaaacaaatattaGCAGACACAAGAAGTGCTctgttcttaaaaaaaaaattaaaaaaaaattaaaaaaaaaaaaacccttaaaCGACCTTGTTCTTTGGAGTTGGGTCCTGCTCGGCTTGATGATTTACTGCTCAGATTTCATTGAGAAGAATATTTCAGCTCTTTCATAATTTGCTGAACCTGGTAAACCCTAAAGCTCGGCTCTCTCACTGTGAATAGCCTGCAATGTTTTCTTTTTCCAGTTCAAGAGTATCTTTAAAAATGATTGTTTCTCTGTTTGTCTCAAATGCCCAGCTGGGTATTCTTCCTTTTCATTCATTATTCGTAATCAGATCCCTTTCATCTAGGGTATCTTCTAATTTGAATGACCACTCATTTACAGTTTCGTTTCTCATAAATTCATGTGGATTAACCCTAAAATCTGCTCAGTCTGTCTCTAAGAGGATATGTTTTAAAACCCTTGAAAGACCAGATTTAGTACTTAGGCTTCTCAGGGAACATGGATTCACCAATTCCCACATCTCCAAAATTGTTAAGTTCAGGCCTAATGTGCTTTTACTCCATCCTGAAAGGACAATTTTACCCAAACTTGAGTTTCTATGTTCTATAGGAGTTTCAAGATCGGACCTTTCCGTAATTGTTTCTCAGAACCCAGATTTGTTGAATCGAAGTATAAAGCAAAATCTGATCCCACATTATCATATCCTCAAAAGTATACTCGTTTCTGATGAGAAAGTTATTAAATGTTTCAAAAACTTGGTAAAAACTTCTATAGTGCTTTCGCAGATCGACTTTTTTGCCAATTTATCGCTTCTAAGAGGGCTTGGAATTCCTCAATCATCCATCTCTTCCTTGGTCATCCATTATCCCCGTGTTGTGTGCCTAAAAGCTTTCAATTTTGCTGAAGGGGTTAAGAAAGTTATTGAAATAGGATTTGATCCTTCCAAATCTACGTTTGTTAGGGCGCTCCGAATTTTGCTTGGATCATCGCAGAAAACATGGGAACACAGAATTGAGGCTTATAGGAGGTGGGGTCTATCTGAAGAAGAGATTTTGTCAATTTTCAGAAAGAGTCCCATTTGTATGGGTCTGTCTGTGAAGAATATTATGTGCAGCATGAATTTTCTTGTGTGCAAGATGGGTTGGCAGCCTGCTGCTGTTGTTAGAGTTCCAGTTGTTCTGTCCTATGGTTTGGAGACTAGGATTAAGCCTAGATGTTCAGTCGTGAGAGTTTTGCTTTTACAGAGTTTGATCGAGGCAGATTTGCCTGTATCCTCGGTCTTGAGTACTACGGAAGAGTATTTCTTGGAAAGGTTTGTGACCAAGTATCAGGATCAGGTGCCTCAATTATTGGATATTTTTCAGGGAAAAATGGGGCTTACAGAACTTGGCTTTGGTTTTGATGGTAAATCTGTAATTCTGGATTAGGAGACATATAGCCTAGCATGCGATGTTTTGATAACTGATAATATTATGAATAGTTTTGATAACTGAATTTCACTTTTCATTTATTGTCTTGGATAGCTgatatgtatatatttttttttgggtGGGGGGGCTTAACTAAGCTTTGATACCTCAGTTGTCTACTTAAACTATTAAGCATTAAGGTTCTTATATTTTGCGTTTGGTAAGACAAAGGTGATGGCTTCCCTTTCCTCCGGCTAAAAATGACTTGGGGTGCATGCTGGTACATTTTATTATTACTTACTAGTAGCCCAAAATGTGTTATTGGGATTGCAATTCTTATTTATTGAGTTTCCTTGCAGTAGACTCTGAAGAAAAGAATATTGAGTTATTCCTATTCGAAGGGATATAAACAGTGGCAAAGGGATGCTCTAACTAATTATGTCTTTAAAGGATATAAACAGTGTCATATGTGCAATGCAGGAATTGAAAGGTGGAATTTGATCCTGTTAACTAAGAAATATGTCTTTCACTTTTGGCACTCCTGTTGGCTAGCTAATACAAGCCTTTCTTGTTGAATGGAATCAGCCCCAGGTGCTCAATCACTGGTTTTCTGCTTAAGTATTAACCAAGAAGAGCATTTTGTTTTCAATCTGTTTAGTGTTCCAAGTACTAGCTGGATCCATCCAAGACTGTGTAGTGTAAGCAGCAGGTTCTTCGGTTGCTATGTATTTTTGGCTATTATAGAATCTAGACCTAGGACTTGGATTTGGATTTGAGTAGAAGAACAATCATTGCAGATTATAGAATCTAGACCTAGGACTTGGATTTGGATTTGAGTAGAAGAACAATCATTGCAGATCCAGTGGGAATTCTTCATCtctttttctttgaatttaatatctttttaattttttaattgcaGATCCATAGGAGGTGATCATTCAATATTTGTTGTAAAAtgtttgagaaaaagaagatgtAAAATATGCAAAATCTGTGGCTTTGGCTATTTCCTCCCTTTGTCCACTTGTGATGTTTTACAGAGAATGATAAACTCATTCTGGTGGAAGCATTCATTGGTTAAAGGGTTTATTTAACATTACTGTTGAATTTgatattgagaaaaatatttttttttaagtatactagtt from Hevea brasiliensis isolate MT/VB/25A 57/8 unplaced genomic scaffold, ASM3005281v1 Scaf299, whole genome shotgun sequence carries:
- the LOC110639222 gene encoding transcription termination factor MTERF4, chloroplastic, with translation MFSFSSSRVSLKMIVSLFVSNAQLGILPFHSLFVIRSLSSRVSSNLNDHSFTVSFLINSCGLTLKSAQSVSKRICFKTLERPDLVLRLLREHGFTNSHISKIVKFRPNVLLLHPERTILPKLEFLCSIGVSRSDLSVIVSQNPDLLNRSIKQNLIPHYHILKSILVSDEKVIKCFKNLVKTSIVLSQIDFFANLSLLRGLGIPQSSISSLVIHYPRVVCLKAFNFAEGVKKVIEIGFDPSKSTFVRALRILLGSSQKTWEHRIEAYRRWGLSEEEILSIFRKSPICMGLSVKNIMCSMNFLVCKMGWQPAAVVRVPVVLSYGLETRIKPRCSVVRVLLLQSLIEADLPVSSVLSTTEEYFLERFVTKYQDQVPQLLDIFQGKMGLTELGFGFDGKSVILD